In Kwoniella newhampshirensis strain CBS 13917 chromosome 4, whole genome shotgun sequence, one DNA window encodes the following:
- a CDS encoding pyridoxamine 5'-phosphate oxidase, which yields MSNSTQHLYGTPAPQPTSTDTHPSDPSSAPSNIHLTSHNQYKTPRLLPSHLSPNPLIQFNQWLASALSPAEGTPLVKEPEAMTLSTSLSHGIPSSRIVLLKTVDSRGFIFFTNYNSRKSRELSANPYASLAFYWREISRSVRVVGRVEKVSREESVEYFRTRPRGSQIGAWASEQSTEVGEETLEERVEKTEKRWEGTEVECPEHWGGWRVLPFEVEFWSGQPSRLHDRFRYTRPEGSDGEWTVKRLSP from the exons ATGTCGAATTCGACCCAACATCTATACGGGACACCTGCTCCTCAGCCGACATCCACCGATACCCATCCCAGCGATCCATCTTCTGCGCCTTCCAATATCCATCTCACGAGTCACAACCAATACAAGACTCCACGACTCCTTCCGTCTCATCTCTCCCCCAACCCTCTCATCCAATTCAACCAATGGCTAGCGTCGGCTCTATCTCCTGCGGAAGGTACACCTCTCGTCAAAGAACCCGAAGCCATGaccctctccacctccttgtcTCACGGTATCCCATCCAGTCGCATTGTCCTACTGAAGACTGTTGATTCGAGAGgattcatcttcttcacaaATTACAATTCGCGCAAATCCCGCGAACTGTCCGCGAACCCTTATGCCTCGCTGGCCTTCTACTGGAGAGAGATCAGTAGGTCCGTAAGAGTCGTGGGCAGGGTGGAAAAGGTTTcgagggaggagagcgtCGAGTATTTCAGGACGAGACCGAGGGGGAGTCAGATAGGGGCTTGGGCGAGTGAACAGAGTACAGAGGTCGGGGAAGAGAcgctggaagagagggtggagaagacggagaagaggtgggaggGGACAGAGGTTGAATGTCCGGAACACtggggaggatggagggTTTTGCCATT CGAGGTAGAATTCTGGTCAGGTCAACCATCTCGACTACACGATCGATTCAGATACACTCGTCCCGAGGGAAGTGATGGAGAATGGACGGTCAAGCGACTTTCACCCTAG